The Sinomicrobium kalidii genome contains a region encoding:
- the rnr gene encoding ribonuclease R produces the protein MSRKKKHAEKQKKNEITKGIFSVLEKNPKESFNYKQLASRLGIKDTNGRNLLIKKLGQLKEKEKIEEVERGRYRAIPSKNYFTGTVDVTGRGNAYVVCDDLDQDVFVPSNMLNRAFHGDEVEVYVFPRRRKNSKKLEGEITKVISRKKTAFVGIVQIQKNFAFVLPTDFRMYSDIFVAKNKINGAENGDKVLVEITEWPEKADSPYGRITEVFGKPGDHDTEIHAILAEYGLPYTFPEEVEHFANKLDTSITPEEIKKRRDMRDVLTFTIDPRDAKDFDDALSFRVLDNGNYEIGIHIADVSHYVVPGTLLDEEAYNRATSVYLVDRVVPMLPEILSNNACSLRPQEEKYTFSAVFEMNDKAEVLNQWFGRTVTYSDRRFAYEEAQAILESGNNEVPEAVSLTGKAYKVEKETAEAICNLDRLAKKMRTRRMRMGAISFDKVEVKFHLDEDKVPTGVYFKEAKDANKLIEEFMLLANKKVAEFIGRKKPQKTFVYRVHDEPDDEKLMQLQGVISRFGYALNMKSRKTITSSLNSLLEEVQGKKEQNLVDTLAIRTMSKAEYTTHNIGHYGLAFDFYTHFTSPIRRYPDVMVHRLLQHYLDGADSAKEEEYEERCRHSSSMENLAVNAERDSIKYMQIKFMEERTDQEFVGVISGVTEWGIYVEIIENKCEGMIRIRDIRDDYYVFDDKQYALVGEVTKNMYQLGDEVIVKVKSTDLIKRHLDFDLLGKAGE, from the coding sequence ATGTCAAGAAAGAAAAAACATGCAGAAAAACAGAAAAAGAATGAGATTACGAAAGGTATTTTTTCTGTACTGGAGAAGAATCCAAAAGAATCCTTTAACTATAAACAATTAGCTTCCAGACTGGGAATAAAAGATACTAACGGAAGAAATCTGCTTATAAAAAAACTGGGCCAGCTCAAGGAAAAGGAAAAAATCGAAGAGGTGGAGCGCGGTAGATACCGGGCCATACCTTCAAAGAATTATTTCACGGGAACCGTAGATGTTACCGGAAGGGGAAATGCGTACGTGGTGTGCGATGACCTTGACCAGGATGTATTTGTGCCTTCAAATATGTTAAACAGGGCATTCCATGGCGATGAAGTGGAAGTGTATGTCTTTCCCAGACGAAGAAAAAACAGTAAAAAGCTGGAAGGAGAGATCACTAAGGTCATCTCCAGGAAGAAAACGGCTTTTGTGGGAATTGTACAGATACAAAAGAATTTTGCTTTCGTATTGCCTACGGATTTCAGGATGTATTCGGATATTTTTGTAGCTAAAAATAAAATAAACGGTGCGGAAAACGGGGATAAGGTACTGGTGGAGATCACGGAATGGCCGGAAAAGGCAGATTCGCCTTACGGAAGAATTACAGAGGTCTTCGGGAAACCGGGCGACCACGACACCGAAATTCACGCTATACTGGCGGAATACGGTTTGCCTTATACCTTCCCGGAAGAAGTGGAACACTTTGCCAATAAACTGGATACTTCAATTACTCCCGAAGAAATAAAAAAACGTCGTGATATGCGCGACGTACTTACATTTACAATTGATCCCAGGGATGCCAAGGACTTTGACGACGCGTTGTCGTTCCGGGTGCTGGACAACGGTAATTATGAAATAGGCATACACATAGCCGATGTATCGCACTACGTGGTTCCCGGTACTTTGCTGGATGAAGAAGCATATAACAGGGCCACTTCCGTCTACCTGGTAGACCGCGTGGTACCGATGCTGCCCGAAATATTGTCCAACAACGCCTGTTCCCTGCGTCCGCAGGAAGAAAAGTACACCTTTTCGGCGGTTTTTGAAATGAATGACAAGGCCGAGGTGTTAAACCAGTGGTTTGGCCGTACCGTAACGTATTCTGACCGCAGATTTGCTTATGAAGAAGCGCAGGCAATTCTGGAAAGCGGAAACAATGAAGTTCCGGAAGCGGTATCACTCACGGGAAAAGCTTATAAAGTGGAGAAGGAAACGGCCGAAGCGATATGCAACCTGGACAGGCTGGCAAAGAAAATGCGCACCAGGCGGATGCGCATGGGAGCCATTTCGTTTGACAAGGTGGAAGTGAAGTTTCATCTGGACGAGGATAAGGTACCTACCGGAGTTTATTTCAAGGAGGCCAAGGATGCCAACAAACTGATCGAGGAATTCATGTTACTGGCCAACAAAAAGGTTGCAGAATTCATCGGGAGGAAGAAACCGCAGAAAACATTTGTATATCGGGTACACGACGAACCGGACGACGAAAAATTAATGCAGTTACAGGGCGTTATTTCCAGGTTTGGATACGCTCTTAACATGAAGAGCAGAAAAACCATTACAAGTTCTTTAAACAGCCTTCTGGAAGAAGTGCAGGGGAAAAAGGAACAAAACCTGGTAGATACTTTGGCCATACGAACCATGAGTAAGGCAGAATATACCACGCATAATATCGGGCATTACGGATTGGCATTTGATTTTTATACCCATTTTACATCACCGATACGAAGGTATCCCGATGTTATGGTACACCGTTTGCTTCAACATTATCTGGATGGTGCGGATTCTGCAAAAGAAGAAGAGTACGAAGAGCGGTGCCGTCATTCTTCCAGTATGGAGAACCTCGCAGTAAATGCAGAACGCGATTCCATTAAATACATGCAGATCAAGTTCATGGAAGAGCGTACGGATCAGGAATTTGTCGGAGTGATCTCCGGTGTGACCGAATGGGGCATTTATGTGGAAATCATTGAAAACAAATGCGAAGGCATGATACGGATACGCGATATTCGGGACGACTATTATGTCTTTGACGATAAGCAGTATGCCCTGGTAGGGGAAGTTACCAAGAACATGTACCAACTGGGTGATGAAGTAATAGTCAAAGTGAAGAGCACTGACCTCATAAAACGGCATCTTGATTTTGATTTGCTCGGAAAAGCGGGAGAATAG
- a CDS encoding putative signal transducing protein: MEDFVVVATFTYPHEYTVLRHILEDEGIPHVFENETMVNITPFYSNALGGIRLKVHKSCVEAARTIIKDLDDNSSFMRIV; encoded by the coding sequence ATGGAAGATTTTGTAGTGGTGGCTACTTTCACCTATCCGCACGAATATACGGTACTTCGTCATATCCTGGAGGACGAAGGCATTCCACACGTGTTTGAAAACGAAACCATGGTTAATATTACCCCTTTCTATTCCAATGCTCTCGGCGGTATCAGGCTCAAGGTTCACAAATCATGTGTTGAAGCTGCCCGGACTATTATAAAAGACCTTGATGACAACAGTTCTTTTATGCGAATCGTCTGA
- the rpiB gene encoding ribose 5-phosphate isomerase B has translation MKISIGNDHAGTEYKFAVKELLEDMGIEVINHGTDESSSVDYPDFVHPVADDVEKGTVDCGIIICGSGNGASMTANKHQGVRAALCWTREIAELAREHNNANILSIPARFTSLPQTLDMVKVFLNTKFEGGRHENRINKIPVSC, from the coding sequence ATGAAAATATCCATAGGGAACGATCATGCGGGCACGGAATACAAATTTGCGGTAAAAGAACTTCTGGAAGACATGGGCATTGAAGTGATCAACCACGGAACGGATGAAAGTTCAAGCGTGGATTATCCCGATTTTGTACATCCGGTTGCTGATGATGTGGAAAAAGGTACGGTAGATTGCGGTATTATTATATGCGGAAGTGGCAACGGTGCTTCGATGACTGCCAACAAACACCAGGGTGTCCGCGCTGCCCTTTGCTGGACCAGGGAAATAGCAGAACTGGCCAGGGAGCACAACAATGCCAATATTCTGAGTATTCCCGCCCGGTTTACTTCACTTCCCCAGACGCTGGATATGGTAAAGGTATTTTTGAATACAAAATTTGAAGGCGGAAGGCATGAGAACAGGATCAACAAGATCCCGGTCAGTTGCTGA
- a CDS encoding GNAT family N-acetyltransferase: protein MLSISVKTFDELSRDELYDMLQLRSEVFVVEQDCVYQDIDGKDRKALHLIGKKEDRIVAYTRLFPGGGYFEEASIGRVVVHGKEREYGYGHDIIEASVKAIEDRFEEFRIKISAQKYLIRFYEKHGFVPVGKEYLEDGIPHIAMIRESSAGKNS from the coding sequence ATGCTTTCTATTTCCGTAAAAACTTTTGACGAACTTTCGAGAGACGAGTTGTACGACATGCTGCAACTGCGTTCCGAGGTTTTTGTAGTGGAACAGGATTGCGTATATCAGGATATTGACGGGAAAGACCGGAAAGCACTGCATCTGATCGGTAAAAAAGAGGACAGGATCGTGGCCTACACCCGGTTATTCCCCGGCGGAGGTTATTTTGAGGAAGCGAGTATAGGGCGTGTGGTAGTGCACGGGAAAGAACGCGAATATGGTTATGGTCATGACATCATAGAAGCCTCCGTAAAGGCTATTGAAGATCGTTTTGAGGAATTCAGAATAAAAATATCGGCACAGAAATACCTGATCCGGTTTTATGAAAAGCACGGTTTTGTCCCTGTAGGTAAGGAATACCTGGAAGACGGCATTCCCCATATAGCAATGATAAGGGAATCATCCGCAGGAAAAAATTCCTGA
- the mtgA gene encoding monofunctional biosynthetic peptidoglycan transglycosylase: MISRIARFIAKCIFWFVLISVLLVLFYRWCPVYITPLMVIRSIEQQQEGKSIVMKHDWVPLEKISKTLQLAVICSEDQNFTKHNGFDFDAIEKAYENNLKGNRLRGGSTISQQTAKNVFLWPQRSWFRKALETYFTFLIELLWSKERILEVYLNSIEMGDGIYGAEAAAVFWFNIPAENLNKKQAAAIAAVLPGPRKYVAHPPSGYIRGRINWITRQMTYYGRLEL, encoded by the coding sequence ATGATAAGCAGAATAGCAAGATTTATAGCAAAATGTATCTTTTGGTTCGTCCTTATATCCGTTTTGCTGGTACTTTTTTACAGGTGGTGTCCCGTCTATATCACTCCGCTTATGGTCATCCGGAGCATAGAACAACAACAGGAGGGAAAAAGCATCGTTATGAAACACGATTGGGTGCCCCTCGAAAAAATATCAAAAACCCTGCAGCTTGCCGTTATTTGCAGTGAAGACCAGAATTTCACAAAACACAACGGCTTTGATTTCGACGCTATTGAAAAGGCCTATGAAAACAATCTGAAGGGAAACCGTCTCAGGGGAGGGAGTACCATTAGCCAGCAAACCGCAAAAAACGTGTTTTTATGGCCGCAAAGAAGCTGGTTCCGGAAAGCACTGGAAACCTATTTTACCTTTCTCATAGAGTTGTTGTGGAGCAAAGAACGCATCCTGGAAGTATACCTCAATTCTATTGAAATGGGAGATGGCATTTACGGAGCAGAAGCGGCAGCCGTATTCTGGTTCAACATCCCCGCTGAAAACCTCAACAAAAAACAGGCGGCTGCTATAGCGGCTGTTTTGCCCGGCCCGAGAAAATACGTGGCCCATCCGCCTTCAGGTTACATACGGGGAAGGATAAACTGGATAACCCGGCAAATGACTTATTACGGAAGACTGGAATTATGA
- a CDS encoding NAD(P)/FAD-dependent oxidoreductase has translation MQFSYWEKTEWISDIDFTITGSGITGLNCALALREKHPKSKILVLEKGLLPQGASTKNAGFACFGSISELLDDLNTSTEEEMVNLVKKRWKGLELLRENLGDKTMDYLRYGGQELFLKNDPEFFETCMDNINRINNLLRPVFNDDAFSVKKNVFGLGEIQDRYIFTPFEGQINTGKMMQALLKHCAEKDIHLLNATEVLDFEDTGNKVTVKTDHFEFFTKKLFIATNGFSSNLIQEDVFPARAQVLITKPIENLKIKGTFHLEKGYYYFRNVGNRILFGGGRNLDITGETTITFGETKIIQDRLEHILKTVILPGIPHETEQRWSGIMGVGKQKNPIVKQLSDNVYCGVRLGGIGIAIGTWTGKELAALTD, from the coding sequence ATGCAATTTTCGTACTGGGAAAAAACGGAATGGATCTCCGATATCGATTTTACCATTACAGGCAGTGGTATTACCGGACTTAACTGTGCCCTTGCCCTTCGAGAAAAACACCCGAAATCTAAGATACTTGTCCTGGAAAAAGGACTGCTTCCCCAGGGCGCCAGTACCAAAAATGCCGGATTTGCCTGTTTTGGCAGCATTTCCGAGCTTCTGGACGACCTGAACACATCTACCGAAGAAGAAATGGTAAACCTCGTGAAAAAGCGCTGGAAGGGCCTTGAATTGCTCAGAGAAAACCTGGGTGACAAAACCATGGACTATCTCCGGTATGGTGGCCAGGAATTATTTCTGAAAAATGATCCGGAGTTTTTTGAAACCTGTATGGACAATATAAACCGGATCAATAACCTCCTGCGCCCCGTGTTTAATGATGATGCCTTTTCGGTCAAAAAAAATGTATTCGGTCTCGGGGAAATTCAGGACCGGTATATTTTTACACCCTTTGAAGGGCAGATAAATACCGGAAAAATGATGCAGGCTCTCTTAAAACACTGTGCCGAAAAAGACATACACCTACTCAATGCCACAGAAGTACTGGACTTTGAGGATACCGGTAATAAAGTGACGGTAAAAACCGATCATTTTGAATTTTTTACAAAAAAGCTGTTCATTGCTACCAACGGTTTTTCCTCCAACCTGATACAGGAAGACGTTTTCCCGGCCAGGGCACAGGTATTGATCACAAAACCGATAGAAAATCTAAAGATCAAGGGAACCTTTCACCTTGAAAAAGGATATTATTACTTCCGTAACGTAGGGAACAGGATATTGTTTGGTGGCGGGAGAAACCTGGATATTACCGGGGAAACTACCATCACTTTCGGCGAAACAAAGATCATACAGGACCGATTGGAACATATCCTGAAAACCGTTATACTTCCCGGAATTCCCCATGAAACGGAACAGCGATGGAGCGGAATCATGGGCGTAGGAAAACAAAAAAATCCGATAGTCAAACAACTCTCGGATAATGTTTACTGCGGTGTCCGTTTAGGCGGAATAGGCATTGCCATAGGTACATGGACAGGTAAGGAACTGGCAGCATTGACAGATTGA
- the lepA gene encoding translation elongation factor 4, translating into MKYIRNFCIIAHIDHGKSTLADRLLDYTGSVTEREKQNQLLDNMDLERERGITIKSHAIQMEYIHNGEHYTLNLIDTPGHVDFSYEVSRSIAACEGALLVVDAAQSIQAQTISNLYLALENDLEIIPVLNKVDLPSANPEEVTDDIVDLLGCKPEEVIPASGKTGLGVDKIVEAIIERVPPPKGIPDEPLQAMIFDSVYNPFRGVEVIFRVMNGEITKGQKIKFMATQKEYYADEIGTLKLTQVPKNVIKTGDVGYLISGIKEAREVKVGDTITDAKTPTQNMIAGFENVKPMVFAGIYPVDTEDYEELRASMEKLQLNDASLVFTPESSAALGFGFRCGFLGMLHMEIIQERLEREFDMTVITTVPNVSYLAYTKKDPETAVVVNNPSDLPEPSKLDRVEEPYIKATIITKSDYVGPVMSLCIEKRGQITNQTYLTPERVELAFDIPLAEIVFDFYDRLKTVSRGYASFDYSPIGMRTSKLVKVDILLNGQSVDALSALIHADNAYNIGKKMCEKLKELIPRQQFDIPIQAATGAKIISRETIKALRKDVTAKCYGGDISRKRKLLEKQKKGKKRMRQVGNVEIPQQAFMAVLKLND; encoded by the coding sequence ATGAAGTACATCCGGAATTTTTGCATTATTGCCCATATAGACCACGGTAAAAGTACCCTGGCCGACAGGCTGCTGGACTACACCGGATCAGTAACGGAGCGGGAAAAGCAAAACCAGTTACTCGACAATATGGACCTGGAAAGGGAGCGGGGTATTACCATTAAATCCCATGCCATCCAGATGGAATACATACACAACGGGGAACATTATACCCTGAACCTGATCGATACCCCCGGACACGTGGACTTCTCTTATGAAGTATCCCGGTCCATCGCCGCCTGTGAAGGTGCATTGCTGGTGGTAGATGCCGCACAAAGCATACAGGCACAGACCATTTCCAACCTGTACCTGGCCCTCGAAAACGACCTGGAGATCATTCCGGTACTGAACAAGGTGGACCTCCCCAGTGCCAATCCGGAAGAAGTGACCGACGATATCGTAGACCTGCTGGGATGCAAACCCGAAGAAGTAATCCCTGCCAGCGGTAAAACGGGACTCGGGGTAGACAAAATAGTGGAGGCCATTATAGAACGTGTGCCCCCTCCGAAAGGAATTCCCGACGAACCGTTACAGGCCATGATCTTCGATTCGGTTTATAACCCTTTCCGGGGCGTTGAGGTTATTTTCCGGGTGATGAACGGTGAAATCACCAAGGGCCAGAAGATAAAATTCATGGCCACCCAAAAAGAATACTATGCCGATGAGATCGGAACGCTCAAACTAACGCAAGTACCTAAAAATGTGATCAAGACCGGGGATGTAGGCTATTTGATATCCGGAATCAAGGAAGCCCGGGAGGTCAAGGTAGGGGATACCATCACCGATGCCAAAACACCCACACAGAACATGATCGCCGGCTTTGAGAATGTCAAGCCGATGGTATTCGCCGGAATCTACCCCGTGGATACCGAAGATTACGAAGAACTGCGGGCCTCCATGGAAAAGTTACAACTGAACGACGCTTCGCTGGTCTTCACCCCGGAAAGTTCGGCCGCACTCGGTTTCGGTTTCCGTTGCGGGTTCCTCGGTATGCTTCATATGGAGATCATACAGGAACGGCTGGAACGCGAATTCGACATGACCGTGATTACCACGGTACCCAACGTATCCTACCTGGCCTACACCAAAAAAGATCCGGAAACGGCTGTTGTCGTAAATAACCCGTCCGACCTCCCCGAACCGTCCAAACTGGACAGGGTGGAGGAGCCCTATATCAAGGCCACTATCATTACCAAATCCGATTATGTAGGCCCGGTAATGAGTCTTTGTATAGAAAAACGCGGACAGATCACCAACCAGACTTACCTGACCCCGGAAAGGGTGGAACTCGCTTTTGATATTCCGCTCGCCGAGATCGTATTTGACTTTTACGACCGCTTAAAAACCGTTTCCAGGGGATATGCCTCGTTCGACTATTCGCCCATAGGCATGCGGACTTCCAAACTGGTCAAAGTGGATATTCTTCTCAACGGCCAGTCGGTAGATGCACTCTCGGCGCTGATACATGCCGATAATGCCTATAACATCGGGAAAAAGATGTGCGAAAAACTCAAGGAACTCATCCCGCGTCAGCAATTCGACATTCCGATACAGGCCGCAACAGGGGCGAAGATCATTTCCCGCGAAACCATCAAGGCCCTGCGGAAAGACGTTACGGCCAAATGTTACGGGGGGGATATTTCCCGTAAACGAAAACTGCTGGAAAAGCAGAAGAAAGGGAAAAAACGCATGCGCCAGGTAGGTAATGTGGAAATACCACAGCAAGCGTTTATGGCCGTACTGAAACTAAACGATTAA
- a CDS encoding sulfatase family protein produces the protein MHFRLLLFTVVSICLFSCTNTKKKKQETAGTTTTPPNVVIIFTDDQGYEDVGCFGSPDIKTPNLDQMAGEGIKLTSFYAAQPVCSASRAALLTGCYPNRLGIHNALMPHSGIGLNPDETTMADMLKSNGYNTAIYGKWHLGDDPDFMPNKQGFDDFFGIPFSNDMWPHHPQQGTIYDFDPLPLYENEKIIDTLDDQSMLTTRITEKAVKFIENNRENPFFLYVAHPQPHVPLFVSDKFKGKSERGLYGDVIMEIDWSVGQILQSLKANQLDKNTLVIFTSDNGPWLAYGDHAGSAHPFREGKGTTWEGGQREPFIARFPGKLPENKTINTPVMAIDLFPTIASLTKSTLPEHKIDGKNVWDIFTGETGENPHEAYYFYYKVNELHGVRYNDWKLYFPHTYRTMKGQEPGTGGTPGKYRHITLDDIELYNLSTDSTETENVAGKHPEVVRKIVDLANKKRQELGDNLLDIKGSENRAPGKTE, from the coding sequence ATGCACTTCAGACTTTTACTTTTTACCGTAGTTTCCATTTGTTTGTTTTCGTGCACAAACACAAAAAAGAAAAAACAGGAAACCGCCGGTACAACCACTACACCGCCAAATGTAGTTATCATTTTTACCGATGATCAGGGTTATGAAGATGTTGGATGTTTCGGTTCTCCCGATATAAAAACCCCAAACCTGGACCAAATGGCCGGAGAAGGTATCAAACTCACCAGTTTTTATGCGGCTCAACCCGTGTGTTCCGCTTCCCGGGCAGCGCTCCTTACAGGCTGTTATCCTAACCGGTTAGGAATTCACAACGCGCTGATGCCCCATTCCGGAATAGGCTTGAATCCCGACGAAACCACTATGGCCGATATGCTGAAATCGAACGGGTACAACACCGCCATATACGGAAAATGGCACCTGGGTGACGATCCCGATTTTATGCCGAACAAACAGGGTTTTGACGATTTTTTCGGCATTCCGTTTTCCAACGACATGTGGCCGCACCATCCGCAACAGGGGACTATCTATGATTTTGATCCCCTGCCGTTATATGAAAATGAAAAAATTATAGACACCCTGGACGATCAATCCATGCTTACCACCCGGATCACGGAAAAAGCCGTAAAATTTATCGAAAACAACAGGGAAAATCCGTTTTTCCTTTACGTGGCGCATCCCCAGCCCCATGTTCCGTTGTTTGTTTCCGATAAGTTCAAGGGAAAATCAGAACGCGGACTTTACGGTGATGTTATCATGGAGATCGACTGGTCTGTCGGGCAAATACTTCAGTCACTTAAAGCCAATCAACTGGATAAAAACACCCTTGTTATTTTTACTTCCGACAACGGCCCCTGGCTTGCTTATGGCGATCATGCGGGTTCTGCACATCCCTTCCGCGAAGGAAAAGGCACCACCTGGGAAGGCGGCCAGCGCGAACCGTTTATTGCACGGTTTCCCGGAAAACTTCCCGAAAACAAGACCATAAACACGCCCGTAATGGCCATTGACCTTTTTCCCACCATTGCATCACTCACCAAAAGCACACTTCCTGAGCATAAAATAGACGGGAAGAATGTATGGGATATTTTTACAGGTGAAACCGGGGAAAATCCGCATGAAGCCTATTACTTTTATTACAAGGTAAATGAACTTCACGGCGTGCGCTATAATGACTGGAAGCTCTATTTTCCACACACCTACAGGACCATGAAAGGGCAGGAGCCGGGCACGGGAGGAACCCCCGGAAAATACAGGCATATAACACTTGATGATATAGAATTGTACAACCTTTCCACCGATTCCACAGAGACCGAAAACGTGGCAGGGAAACATCCTGAAGTCGTACGGAAAATAGTAGATCTGGCCAATAAAAAACGACAGGAACTCGGCGATAATCTTCTGGACATTAAAGGTAGCGAAAACCGGGCTCCGGGTAAAACCGAATAA
- the dusB gene encoding tRNA dihydrouridine synthase DusB: MVKIGNIEVGTFPLLLAPMEDVSDPPFRALCKEQGADVVYTEFISSEGLIRDAAKSIQKLDIYKKERPVGIQIFGAELDSMLRAIDIVEQSNPDIIDINYGCPVKKVVCKNAGSGILRDIPLMIKLTEEMVKRTKLPVTVKTRLGWDSDSIKIVEVAERLQDVGIQAISIHGRTRVQMYKGEADWRPIAEVKNNPRMHIPVFGNGDVDSPERAVEMRDKFGLDGAMIGRASIGNPWFFKEVKHFFETGTHMTPPTMEERVEAARRHLQMSIDWKGEKLGVLETRRHYTNYFKGIPHFKEYRQKMVTSDDAKDVFEAFDEVLEKFGDHQFA, translated from the coding sequence GTGGTTAAGATAGGTAACATAGAAGTGGGAACGTTTCCCTTATTGCTGGCCCCGATGGAAGATGTGAGCGATCCTCCTTTCCGGGCGCTTTGCAAAGAGCAGGGGGCCGATGTGGTGTATACGGAATTTATTTCTTCGGAGGGATTGATACGCGATGCTGCCAAGAGTATACAGAAACTGGATATTTATAAAAAGGAACGGCCCGTAGGGATACAGATTTTCGGTGCGGAACTCGATTCGATGTTGCGGGCCATAGATATTGTGGAACAATCGAACCCGGATATTATTGATATTAATTATGGCTGTCCTGTAAAAAAAGTAGTATGTAAAAATGCGGGTTCCGGGATACTTCGCGACATTCCGTTGATGATAAAACTCACGGAGGAAATGGTAAAGCGAACGAAACTTCCCGTTACTGTAAAAACACGCCTTGGCTGGGACAGTGATTCCATAAAAATAGTAGAGGTGGCCGAACGCTTGCAGGATGTGGGCATCCAGGCGATATCCATTCACGGCCGTACACGGGTACAGATGTATAAGGGAGAAGCTGACTGGCGCCCGATCGCCGAAGTAAAAAACAATCCCCGGATGCATATTCCTGTTTTTGGTAACGGTGATGTGGACAGTCCGGAAAGAGCTGTGGAAATGCGTGATAAATTTGGTCTTGACGGGGCCATGATAGGCCGGGCAAGTATTGGGAATCCCTGGTTTTTCAAGGAAGTGAAACACTTTTTCGAAACAGGAACACATATGACGCCGCCAACGATGGAAGAAAGGGTGGAAGCTGCGCGAAGACACCTTCAAATGTCCATAGACTGGAAAGGGGAAAAACTGGGAGTACTGGAAACGAGAAGGCATTATACGAACTATTTCAAGGGGATTCCCCATTTCAAGGAATACCGGCAGAAAATGGTGACTTCAGACGATGCCAAAGATGTTTTTGAAGCGTTTGATGAGGTTTTGGAAAAATTCGGAGATCATCAGTTTGCCTGA
- a CDS encoding ABC transporter permease, producing the protein MHFPTYIAKRYLVSKSSQNAVNIINLVTFLVVVIGAAALFIVLSGFAGLKTFSLSFSNSFDPDLKVLKDKGKFITLTESEKKQLKTIPEVISYSREIEEQILLTHKQKNHVALIKGTDENYANVVNTDSILYYGNWFDRELNEVVTGLGTASLLGIALNDYRNPLKILVPKPGKGSITGNTTPYNEVAVTVSGVYAITEDIDKKYVFSDLELVQKILHKNPEEITGINIKLTPNANKEKVKQQIASVFNDKVIVKDRVQQNDALYRMLNTENMATYLIFTLVLIIALFNVVGAIIMMILDKRKNLNTLFSMGATVKQLRRIFFVQGILVTLVGGSMGIALGVLLTWSQMAFGWLRITPSLPYPVEIHLSNMLIVLCTIAVLGLIAAKIASGRISEKLVLEQN; encoded by the coding sequence GTGCATTTCCCCACATACATAGCCAAGAGATATCTGGTTTCCAAAAGCAGCCAGAATGCCGTAAATATAATCAATCTGGTCACTTTTCTTGTAGTGGTTATCGGCGCTGCAGCTTTATTTATTGTACTTTCCGGATTTGCAGGCCTTAAAACTTTCAGCCTTTCTTTCAGCAATTCTTTTGACCCCGACCTGAAAGTGTTAAAAGACAAGGGAAAATTCATTACTTTAACCGAAAGCGAAAAAAAACAGTTAAAAACCATTCCGGAAGTGATTTCCTATTCCCGGGAGATCGAAGAACAGATACTTTTGACCCACAAACAAAAGAACCATGTGGCCCTCATAAAAGGAACGGACGAAAATTATGCCAATGTAGTCAATACAGACAGTATTCTCTATTACGGAAACTGGTTTGACAGGGAACTGAATGAAGTAGTTACCGGTCTCGGTACCGCCAGCCTTCTCGGGATTGCTCTCAACGATTACAGAAATCCGTTGAAAATACTGGTGCCGAAACCGGGTAAAGGCAGTATAACGGGCAATACCACGCCTTATAATGAAGTGGCCGTCACCGTGTCCGGTGTTTATGCCATTACGGAAGACATCGACAAAAAATATGTGTTTTCCGATCTGGAATTGGTACAGAAGATACTACACAAAAACCCTGAAGAAATAACGGGAATAAACATAAAGCTCACCCCGAATGCAAACAAGGAAAAAGTAAAGCAGCAAATTGCTTCCGTATTTAACGACAAGGTGATTGTAAAAGACCGCGTTCAGCAAAATGATGCCTTATACCGTATGCTGAACACCGAAAACATGGCTACCTATCTTATCTTTACCCTGGTGCTTATCATCGCTTTGTTTAATGTGGTCGGAGCTATTATCATGATGATACTCGACAAACGTAAAAACCTGAACACCCTGTTCAGTATGGGGGCAACAGTAAAGCAATTACGCCGTATTTTCTTCGTACAGGGTATTTTGGTAACCCTGGTGGGCGGAAGTATGGGCATTGCACTTGGCGTATTGCTCACTTGGTCGCAAATGGCTTTCGGATGGCTTCGTATTACGCCTTCATTGCCCTATCCGGTGGAAATCCATCTTTCCAACATGCTTATCGTGTTGTGTACTATCGCAGTTTTAGGGCTTATCGCTGCCAAAATAGCTTCCGGAAGGATCTCGGAAAAACTGGTCCTCGAACAGAATTAG